The Candidatus Bathyarchaeota archaeon sequence CATAGCCAAGGATCCCCACGGTTAAACCCTTCAACGCAGAAGGGTCTGCGTCTTTATCGTAGAAGACCTCTGCCAAAAGGACACCCCGATAGGAGAATTAAAGAAAGCTATCTACTTATGAGTTACTGACGATTCAAGCATTTTAAAACATTCATGTAAAGATATTTAATCGGGGATGAGTAAAGTCGCGGTTATCCGCACGACACCGGGGACTGTTCTCGAAGACTATGAACGTCTTCTAGAGCTAGTCGAATATAAGAGGCATTTCTCAGGCTTAGAAGAGGTCGTCCTGAAGCTTAACCTCTCGTGGTCCCTCTTCTTCCCGGCTTGTTCAACACCCCCATGGCAACTCGATGGAGTTTTAAGGGTTCTCGTCAGAGACGGGTTTAAGGTTTACCCCGTCGAAGACCAGACCGTTGTAACAGATCCTTGGAAGGGAGCTTATCTGAATAAGTGGCTACCTGTGTTCGAGAAATACGGGGTTTCGTTCACACCCTTACCCAACGTCGAATGGATAGAATATAAGCCGAAATCCAAACTATTAGCGTTAGACAAGTTGTTTCATGGAAAAATCCTCGTACCTAAGCTTTTCATAGGTAGGGGTATAATCCATTTAGCTACGTTAAAAACTCATGGACATACAGTCATCACAGGCGTCGTCAAAAACGCCTTCGGAGGATTGATTCCAAAATACCGTCACCACGCCCATAAGCTCATCCACGAGGTACTCGTCGACCTGCTTCAGATTCAGAAGGAAATACACCCAAGAATACTCGGTTTGATCGACGGGACGGTTGCCGGTGACGGAGCAGGACCTAGAACAATGATTCCTAGAGAGTGTAATCTCTTGATAGCGGGGATCGATCAGGTAGCTGTGGACTCAGTGGCGGCGAAGATCATGGGCTTTAATCCTATGGAGATAGAGTATCTTCGTAGGGCTCACGAGATGGGGCTTGGATGCGCTGATGTAGGTGCGATCGACCTAGTCGGCGACATAGACCTAAGAAAAATCCGTTTAAACTTTAAAGCCCGTCGAAGCCCAGTCGTGTTTTTCGACCAGCTTCTCAGGAAAGAATTGTCTAAATACTTTCCGTTGGTCGAAACTATTCTGTTTCACACACCCATCTTCAGATTGGCTATTCTAGGCTCGTCCATATATCACGATTATATATGGTATCCGACCATAGGACGGCTACGTATAAGAAGGTTTTTTGAGACCCGATGGGGTAAACTATGGTTGA is a genomic window containing:
- a CDS encoding DUF362 domain-containing protein; this encodes MSKVAVIRTTPGTVLEDYERLLELVEYKRHFSGLEEVVLKLNLSWSLFFPACSTPPWQLDGVLRVLVRDGFKVYPVEDQTVVTDPWKGAYLNKWLPVFEKYGVSFTPLPNVEWIEYKPKSKLLALDKLFHGKILVPKLFIGRGIIHLATLKTHGHTVITGVVKNAFGGLIPKYRHHAHKLIHEVLVDLLQIQKEIHPRILGLIDGTVAGDGAGPRTMIPRECNLLIAGIDQVAVDSVAAKIMGFNPMEIEYLRRAHEMGLGCADVGAIDLVGDIDLRKIRLNFKARRSPVVFFDQLLRKELSKYFPLVETILFHTPIFRLAILGSSIYHDYIWYPTIGRLRIRRFFETRWGKLWLTYPYGERPRETYLRRWNPY